Proteins encoded in a region of the Shumkonia mesophila genome:
- a CDS encoding glycoside hydrolase family 31 protein, protein MTAANRMTGVKVGAGFHTLETDGPTVRLHFLTDDIVRIRASFDRAFAEESYTLVLTAWEDRLDTLLARERRRVEPLMPEPQDEGERLVFTTKSLRLIVFKDPFGIEIRDLEDRRLHADLRGRTFVQDHLGRVWHYKERGEGDRYYGFGETTGPLDKAGRRVRLSPKDAIGYDAEHTSCLYKHIPFYIRLEGAGRRASGLFYHNAWDAEFDMGSEISGYWPRYTSYCAEGGDLDVFFINGPTIAEVVERYTDLTGKTVMPTRASLGHLGSTMYYVELEKDCDEAIIGFIEKTREEGIPIDGFQLSSGYTVGPGNKRYVFTWNAARFKDPDAFFARMNELGVPVSPNIKPGILLDHPQYDDFAKAGGFIRNPHEDKPYVDRWWGGPGSFVDFTHPKGREVWKNFIIGALASKGVSSIWNDNCEYDLTDRLARCHGDGAEKPAGAVRNIQANLMAMTSHLALRESRPAERPYVLCRSGGAGIQRYAQTWAGDNFTSFNTLRFNIATILGMGLSGVANQGCDTAGFAGPRPGPELLVRWVQNGIFQPHFVIHSANSDNTVTEPWMYGEPYTSLIRQAIGLRYSLIPYLYSLMRQAHVTGAPIMCPVVYAFQQDPRCDGEDISFIFGPSILVANVVEEGAKTRTLYLPAGCDWFDWADRRRYAGGQEITLDVDLASIPLFIRDGAIVPTAPGLASLRRDDEAATLEWIVTPGRDASFTLYEDDGVSNAYEDSAFLETRVDLRAGARTILTFARRGRYASSIKTMVLDVVNERKGAYWVSVAGRRIPQFLDRRKWAAADDGWIYDAARAAVRVKYPNPDGDYEVVVSFETFDLIGMDG, encoded by the coding sequence ATGACTGCCGCCAATCGCATGACCGGCGTCAAGGTCGGCGCCGGCTTCCACACGCTGGAAACCGATGGTCCGACGGTGCGCCTGCATTTCCTTACCGACGACATCGTGCGCATTCGGGCCTCGTTCGACCGCGCGTTCGCCGAGGAGTCTTACACCTTGGTCCTCACCGCCTGGGAGGACCGCCTCGACACGCTGCTCGCCCGCGAGCGGCGGCGGGTCGAGCCCCTGATGCCGGAACCGCAAGACGAAGGCGAGCGCTTGGTTTTCACGACGAAAAGCCTGCGGCTCATCGTCTTCAAGGACCCCTTCGGCATCGAGATCCGCGACCTCGAAGACCGCCGGCTGCACGCCGACCTGCGGGGGCGCACGTTCGTTCAGGACCATCTGGGGCGGGTGTGGCACTACAAGGAACGGGGCGAGGGCGACCGTTACTACGGATTCGGCGAAACAACAGGCCCGCTCGACAAGGCCGGCCGGCGCGTACGGCTCAGTCCCAAGGACGCTATCGGCTACGACGCCGAGCACACCAGCTGCCTCTACAAGCACATCCCCTTTTACATCCGCCTGGAGGGGGCCGGTCGCCGCGCCTCGGGCCTCTTCTACCACAACGCCTGGGATGCCGAGTTCGACATGGGCAGCGAGATCAGCGGCTACTGGCCCCGCTACACCAGCTATTGCGCCGAGGGCGGCGATCTCGATGTCTTCTTCATCAACGGGCCCACCATCGCCGAGGTGGTCGAACGCTACACCGACCTCACCGGCAAGACGGTCATGCCGACCCGGGCCTCGCTCGGCCATCTCGGCTCGACCATGTATTACGTCGAACTGGAAAAGGACTGCGACGAGGCCATCATCGGTTTCATCGAGAAAACCCGGGAAGAGGGAATCCCCATCGACGGCTTCCAGCTTTCGTCCGGTTATACCGTAGGCCCGGGCAACAAGCGCTATGTTTTCACCTGGAACGCCGCGCGCTTCAAGGACCCGGATGCCTTCTTCGCGCGCATGAACGAACTGGGCGTGCCGGTGTCGCCCAACATCAAGCCGGGTATCCTGCTCGATCACCCCCAATACGACGATTTCGCCAAGGCCGGCGGCTTCATCCGCAACCCCCATGAGGACAAGCCCTACGTCGACCGCTGGTGGGGTGGCCCCGGCTCGTTCGTCGACTTCACCCATCCCAAGGGACGCGAGGTCTGGAAGAATTTCATCATCGGCGCCCTGGCTTCCAAAGGCGTTTCGTCCATCTGGAACGACAACTGCGAGTACGACCTGACCGACCGCTTGGCACGCTGCCACGGAGACGGCGCGGAAAAACCGGCCGGGGCTGTGCGCAACATCCAGGCCAACCTGATGGCGATGACCTCGCACCTGGCGTTGCGGGAATCGCGTCCCGCCGAGAGGCCCTACGTCCTCTGCCGGTCGGGCGGCGCCGGCATCCAGCGCTACGCCCAGACCTGGGCAGGCGACAACTTTACATCCTTCAACACGCTACGCTTCAACATCGCCACCATCCTCGGCATGGGGCTTTCCGGCGTCGCCAACCAGGGCTGCGACACGGCCGGTTTCGCGGGGCCCAGGCCGGGACCGGAACTGCTGGTGCGCTGGGTGCAGAACGGCATCTTCCAGCCGCACTTCGTGATCCACTCGGCCAACTCCGACAACACGGTGACCGAGCCGTGGATGTATGGCGAGCCCTACACGTCTCTCATTCGCCAGGCGATCGGGCTGCGCTACAGCCTCATTCCCTACCTTTACTCGCTGATGCGCCAGGCGCACGTAACGGGCGCACCCATCATGTGCCCTGTCGTCTACGCGTTCCAGCAAGACCCGCGGTGCGACGGCGAGGATATCTCCTTCATATTCGGGCCCTCGATCCTGGTCGCCAATGTGGTGGAGGAGGGAGCGAAGACGCGCACCCTTTACCTGCCGGCCGGCTGCGACTGGTTCGACTGGGCCGACCGCCGGCGCTACGCCGGAGGCCAGGAGATCACGCTCGACGTCGACCTTGCGTCGATTCCACTGTTCATCCGCGACGGCGCCATCGTGCCGACGGCACCCGGCCTCGCCAGCCTGAGACGGGATGACGAGGCCGCCACCCTCGAGTGGATCGTCACGCCCGGCCGCGACGCTTCCTTCACCCTTTACGAGGACGACGGCGTCTCCAACGCCTACGAAGACAGCGCGTTCCTGGAAACCCGTGTCGACCTGAGGGCCGGGGCGCGCACGATCCTGACGTTCGCTCGGCGGGGGCGTTATGCCTCCTCCATCAAGACCATGGTCCTCGACGTCGTCAACGAGCGGAAGGGCGCCTACTGGGTTTCCGTCGCCGGCCGGCGCATCCCGCAGTTTCTCGACCGCAGGAAATGGGCGGCCGCCGACGACGGCTGGATCTACGATGCCGCCCGCGCGGCCGTGCGCGTCAAGTATCCCAATCCGGACGGCGACTACGAGGTCGTGGTCAGCTTCGAGACTTTCGATCTGATCGGAATGGATGGATGA
- the bglB gene encoding beta-galactosidase BglB, translated as MNRGSADVLRKLDLLVTGMTGLKGDGRIDEPNLDGSPGDYVGFTSWEWPQGVGLYGLFRLWEFRGDDALRRLIEDWYALRLATGLPPINVNTSAPMLALALLWARTADARWQPALAAWADHVMADLPRTPEAGFQHIVSDGVNAGELWDDTLFMLVLPLAAYGRASGRHDLAEEAVRQFLLHARYLTDTETGLWFHGWTFAGRHHFARARWARGNAWITAGILDFLDILNLQGGVRDFLLECLAAQMNALAALQDESGGWHTLLDDPSSCLETSATAGIAYGFLKAARLGLVEPRFREAGLRGLAYVLARIDGDGIVQGVSYGTRMGRDLQFYRDIPMRPTAYGQALAVLLLAEAVRHLETA; from the coding sequence ATGAACCGGGGATCCGCCGACGTCCTTCGGAAACTCGATCTTCTGGTCACCGGCATGACCGGCCTCAAGGGCGACGGCCGGATCGACGAACCGAATCTCGATGGATCACCCGGCGACTACGTCGGCTTTACAAGCTGGGAGTGGCCGCAAGGGGTCGGTCTCTACGGCCTGTTCCGCCTTTGGGAGTTTCGTGGCGACGACGCCCTGCGCCGCCTGATCGAGGATTGGTATGCTCTCCGCCTCGCCACCGGTCTGCCGCCGATCAACGTCAATACCAGCGCGCCGATGCTGGCCCTGGCCCTGTTGTGGGCGCGGACGGCCGATGCCCGCTGGCAACCGGCTCTCGCCGCATGGGCCGATCACGTGATGGCCGACTTGCCGCGCACCCCGGAGGCCGGCTTCCAGCACATCGTCTCGGACGGCGTGAATGCCGGCGAGCTGTGGGACGATACCCTGTTCATGCTGGTGTTGCCCCTTGCCGCCTATGGACGGGCAAGCGGCCGGCACGACTTGGCCGAGGAGGCGGTCCGGCAATTCCTCCTCCACGCCAGGTACCTGACGGATACCGAGACCGGCCTGTGGTTCCACGGCTGGACGTTTGCCGGCCGGCACCATTTCGCCCGCGCCCGCTGGGCCCGCGGCAATGCCTGGATTACTGCCGGCATCCTGGATTTCCTTGACATCCTGAACCTGCAAGGCGGGGTGCGCGATTTTCTGTTGGAATGCCTAGCTGCCCAAATGAACGCTCTTGCCGCACTCCAGGACGAAAGTGGCGGCTGGCACACGCTGCTCGATGATCCCTCGTCCTGCCTTGAGACCTCGGCCACCGCCGGTATCGCCTATGGTTTCCTCAAGGCGGCGCGCCTCGGCCTGGTGGAACCGCGGTTCCGGGAGGCCGGCCTCAGGGGCCTCGCCTACGTACTGGCCCGGATCGACGGTGACGGGATTGTGCAAGGGGTCAGCTACGGCACCCGCATGGGTCGCGACCTGCAATTCTACCGCGACATCCCCATGCGCCCGACCGCCTACGGCCAGGCCCTTGCCGTGCTCCTTCTCGCCGAGGCCGTACGGCATTTGGAGACCGCGTAA